The Natronomonas salsuginis genomic sequence ACGACGCGGCTCCACCTCGGGACGACCGACCTCGATCTCCGCGATCGGATTCTGTGGGCGAACGTCGCGGCCGTGTTGGCGCTCGCGGCGACGATCTTTACCGCGCTCGCCGTCGGTGCCTGGGTGATCGGCCGGGTGATCGACGCGCCGCTGGCGCTCTCGGAGCTGCTCACCATCTCGCTCGCGAGCGGCATGTCGGTCGCCACCCTCGCCGTGCTGTTCAGCTTCGCGACGACGTACGGCTCCTACCGACTCGGTATCGATCCCGACGACACGACCATCCCGGTCGTGACGAACGTGGTGGACGTGTTCGGGATGGTGATCTTTCTGGGCGTCTCGCGACTCGTGTTGGGGTGAGCGGCTCGTGTCGGCGTGATCACGAGGCGAGCTCGTCGAACTGCCCCGCGGCGGTTCGGGTTCCCTTCGCGATCACGACGTCGCCGGCCCGAAGCGCCGTGTCCGCGTCGCCGACCAGCAGCCACCCCTCATCGGGACGGCGGATGGCGATGATCGACATCGTCGCGTCGGCGTCGGGCACGCCCCCCGTCACGTCGGTGCCGTCGAGCGCGCTCTCGGCTTCGATCTCGATTCGGGTGATGATCTCGTCGCTCTCTTGGACGGCCATCCCGACGACCGGATGAACCGCGATGTCGCGGAGGACGCCCTCGCTGATGTCCACCGCCGCGTCGCTTAT encodes the following:
- a CDS encoding magnesium transporter, whose protein sequence is MVEQLNSLGTWDARTIVSNMFPLLVVLCTIVLWAGITLEEAEQLLNDYGLLAVMVPTMVGAGGNLGTILSSRLTTRLHLGTTDLDLRDRILWANVAAVLALAATIFTALAVGAWVIGRVIDAPLALSELLTISLASGMSVATLAVLFSFATTYGSYRLGIDPDDTTIPVVTNVVDVFGMVIFLGVSRLVLG